Below is a genomic region from Gemmatimonadaceae bacterium.
ATGATCGACCGCGACCAGGTCGAGCAAATCAGGAAGTCCGGACGCCACGAGTTCGCCGTGCACGGCTGGATCCACGAGATGAACACGCAGCTCCCGGCCGACGTGGAGCGCCGACTGGTCCAGCAGGCAATCGACACGCTTACCGCGCTCACGGGGAGCCGCCCCGTTGGCTACCGCGCCCCATCGTGGAACTTCTCTGCCGCCACGATGTCGATCGTGAAGGAACTCGGCTTCATCTACGAGTCCTCGCTCATGGCCGACGAGAGCCCGTACGAGCTGCTGCACAACGGCCAACCCACCGGCGTCGTCGAACTTCCGGTGGAATGGATCAACGACGACGCCCCGCTCTTCTCGCCGCGCGGCAACAACTACGCGTCGCCGCGGGAAATCGCGCAGGTCTGGATCGACGAGTTCGACAAGGCCTATGAGGAAGGGACGCTCTTCCTTCTCACCATGCACCCGCACGTGTCGGGACACCGCTCGCGCATCAAGGCGCTCGAACTCCTCATTGCCCACATGAAGGCCAGGCCCGGCGTCTGGTACGCCACGCATCGCTCGGTCGCGGAGTACGTGAAGCGCGAGGCGGGGATGAAGTAGGAGAGGGATGGCGGGGACGGAATTGCGGGCGAGCGGGACGAGTAGTAGGATTTAGTGCGAGCTAAATCTCAAGTTGCCTCAGGCGAATTCGGGCGTCCTTGAGAGGCTCGCGACGATCCGAATCCGTCCCTCGCGCATGAGTGCATCCCCCATCACCTCCACGCCTTCCCCTGGCTCACCGGCGCCCGCTGGTGCGCCGCCCGGGGTACCAGCGGGTACGCCGCCGGGCGGGGAGTCGGGGTGGCGCCGGGCGCGCGAAACGCCGTCGCTGGCCGAAGTGCACCGCACCATCCCGGTGCACGGGCTCACCTGGTGGCGCAAGCTGCTGGCCTTTGCCGGGCCCGGGTATCTCGTCGCCGTCGGCTACATGGACCCCGGCAACTGGGCCACCGATCTCGCGGGCGGGTCGCGCTTCGGCTACACGCTGCTCAGCGTCATCCTCGTCTCGAACCTCATGGCGGTGCTCCTGCAGGGGCTCGCCTCCAAGCTGGGAATCGTCACCGGGCGCGATCTCGCGCAGGCGTGCCGCGATCACTACTCGCCGGGGGTGAACTTCGCCCTCTGGATCCTCTGCGAGCTGGCGATTGCCGCCTGCGACCTGGCCGAAGTGATCGGGACGGCGATCGCGCTCGACCTCCTGTTCGGCATCCCGCTCGCCTGGGGGGTCGCGATCACCGCGCTCGATGTGCTCCTGGTGCTCTGGCTGCAGCACAAGGGATTCCGGATGCTCGAGGCGCTGGTGATTGCCCTCGTCGCGGTGGTGGGGCTCTGCTTCCTGTTCGAGATGTTCATCTCGCGCCCCGACCTCGTCGCGGTCGCGCGCGGCTTCGTCCCGTCGACGGAGATCCTGAAGAACCGGGAGATGCTCTACATCGCGATCGGCATCCTGGGCGCGACGGTAATGCCGCACAACCTCTACCTGCACTCGTCGATCGTGCAGACGCGCAAGTACGAAGAGTCGGCCGAGGGAAAGCGCGAGGCGGTTCGCTTCGCCTTCCTCGACTCGACGATCGCCCTCTCGCTGGCGCTCTTCATCAATGCGGCGATTCTCATCGTGGCGGCCGCAACCTTCCATCGCACGGGCAATACGCAGGTGGCCGAGATCCAGGATGCCTACCAGCTCCTGTCACCGTTGCTGGGGGTGGGGGCGGCGAGCGTGGTCTTCGCCCTCGCGCTCCTGGCGTCCGGGCAGAACTCCACACTCACCGGGACGCTTGCCGGGCAGATCGTGATGGAGGGCTTCCTCAACATCCGCATGCGCCCGTGGCTGCGGCGGCTCATCACGCGGGCCATCGCCATTGTGCCGGCGGCGATCACGGCCATCTTGTATGGCGAAAGCGGGACGGCTCGGCTCCTCATCCTGAGCCAGGTGGTCCTCTCGCTCCAACTCTCGTTTGCCGTCTTCCCGCTGGTGATGTTCACGTCCGACCGACTGAAGATGGGGGAATTCACCAACCCCGCGTGGCTCAAGGTTCTCGCCTACGCCGTGGCCACGGTGATCGCGACGCTGAACCTGTGGCTGCTCGTGCAGACCGTGAGCGCGTGGATGGCCTGATGTACCGGCGCATCCTGGTTCCGCTCGAGCATTCCGCGACCGACGCGTGCATCCTGGACCATGTGCGCCTGCTGGCGCGCCACAGCGGCGCGTCGGTCGTGCTCATCCACGTGGCCGACGGGTGGGCGGCGCGCAACATGGAAGCGCTCAAGCTGCGTGAGTCGGAGGAAATCCGGAGCGATCGCGACTACATCGAGCGCGTGGCCCGTGAACTCGTCGCCGAGGGAGTGCAGGCCGAGGCGGTGCTGGCCAACGGCGATCCGGCGCGCGAGATCTGCGCCTCGGCCATGCGCGAGCAGTGCGACCTGATCGCGATGGCGACGCATGGGCACAAGTTCATTGGCGACGTGATCCACGGCAGCGTGGCCAACACCGTGCGCCACGAGACGTCGATTCCCGTCCTCCTGGTGCGCGCCCCTTCGGGTGCGCGCCGCGCGTCGCCATCATGAGCGCACGCAAGGCCAAGGGGGCGCCGCTGTCGGCGCCGACCGCGCCGCCGGCGTCGATCGCCGAATGGTCGCTGACCGCTCCCGTCGAGGACTACCTGAAGGCGATCTACGCGATCGAAGCCGGGGGCGACGCGGCGGCGACCAACGACATTGCCGCGCGGCTCGAGATCGCCGCCGCCTCGGTGAGCGGGATGGTGCGGCGCCTGGCCGACCAGGGGTTGGTGTCGTACGAGCGCTACCGCGGCGTGCGCCTCACCGACCTGGGACGTCGCGCGGCGCTGCGCACGATTCGCCGGCACCGGGTGATCGAGACGTACCTGGCGCAGGCGTTAGGCTACCCCTGGGACCGGGTGCACGAGGAAGCCGAGCGCCTGGAGCACGCGGTGAGCGACGAGCTGGTGGACCGCATGGCGACGGCGGTCGGCGAGCCGCTCACCGACCCGCACGGCCACCCGATCCCGACGCGCGACGGGGAGATCGATGAGACGCGTCATCGCACGCTGTCGGACCTGGCGCGAGGGCAGCGCTCGCGCGTGATGCGTGTGAGCGACGAGGACTCGGAGCTATTGCGCTACCTGGCGCAGATCGGGATACGACCCGGCGTGGTGGTCACGCTGTCGGACAGGGCGCCATTCGACGGTCCGCTCACGCTGCAGGTGGGGAAGGGGGCGTGCCAGGTGGGGCCGGCGCTTGCCTCACGCGTGATGGTCGAACTCCTCCCGGACTGAGGCGATCGCGCCGCACCGCGCGATCGATCGTCGCGGCGCACCGCGCGATCAATCGTCGCGACGCGCCTTGATGACGACCGCGACGACCGCCGCCACCAGGACCGCGGCAAGGGAGATGAGGACGATCGGCGGCGGCGCGCTCCCCGTCTTCTGCGCGATGCTCACCAGCAACCCGATCCCGATCGCGATCGTCAACCCGGCGATGGTGGCGACGAGCGCCCCCGCCATGTTCGCCGAACGCCCCTGCGACGGGGGCTGGACCTCGTGCAACGCCTGCGCGATCTCCTCCCTCGTCACCTTGGGTTCGCGCGCCTGGAAGTCGGCGATCGTCGTGCGCAACCGGGCGGCCAGCGCGCGCGAGCGCGCCGATGCCTGCGACGTGGTGTGCGGGGGTACGATGACCATCGGGGGTGGCTCAGGTGGAGTGGGGTTGCCTAACGCAACACGAGGTACATGCCGCTCACCAGGAGCGCCATCGCACCCCCGATGAGTGTTGCCGCGAGGATTGGTGGATGTCCTCGTTCGCGCAGCCGGTGGACCAGCATCATGAGCCCTGCTCCTGGTTGTCCGCGAGCGTGTCGTTCGAGCGCGACTCCTCAGGCGCCGTGCCTTCCGCGCCTTGTGCACCCTCCGTGCGTTCCTCGCGCCCCTCTTTCGGAAGGCGCCCAGCGTCCCGCAACGCCATGCGCAGCAGGTACTCGATGTGCCCGTTGAGGCTGCGCAAGTCGTCGTTAGCCCAGCGCTGCACCGCGTCGAGCACATCGGGGTCGACGCGAAGCAGGAACGAGCGCCGCGCCATCATCGCCTCCTCACCTGCCGCACTCGCCGCACCTGCCGCTGGCCACGACCGCGGGACGGCGCCGAACTGGCACCATCCCGCGAGACGTCGACACCGCGCACGCCAGGCGCTGCGTGGTCATCGTCACTGGTAGATCGTCCCCGCGTTCACGACGGGCTGTGCGTCGCGGTCCGAGCACAGCACCACCAGCAGGTTGCTCACCATCGATGCCTTGCGCTCCTCATCCAGCGTGACCAACCCGCGGTCGCCGATGAGGGCGAGCGCGTTCTCCACCATCCCCACCGCCCCCTCCACGATCTTGGAACGCGCGGCAATGATCGCCGCCGCCTGCTGGCGTCGCAGCATCGCGCTGGCAATCTCCGGCGCGTACGCCAGGTGACTCAGTCGCGCCTCGATCACCTCGACCCCCGCCTTGTGCAGCCGCTCCGACACCGCCTGCTGCAACGCGGCAGAGATCTCGGCCGGGTGCGTGCTCAGCGCGATCTCGCCCAGTCCGTGCGCGTCGTAGGGATACGACTGCGCCAGGGCGCGCACCGCCGCCTCGGACTGCATCACCACGAAGTGCTGGTAGTCGTCCACCTCGAAAACCGCCTCCGCCGTGTCGACCACCTTCCACACCACGATCGCCCCGATCTCGATGGGGTTGGAATGGTTGTCGTTCACCTTGAGCTTGGCCGTCTCGAAGTTCCGCACGCGCAGCGACACGGCCTTCTTGGTGAAGAACGGATTGGCCCAGAACAGCCCCGACTCGCGCACCGTCCCCACGTACTTGCCAAAGAGGTTCAGCACCTTTCCCTCGTTTGGCTGCACCGTGAACAGCCCCGACAGCGTCAGGATGGCGATGAGCAGGAGGATGGCCCCGGAGACCGCGGTGAGGGGGTCGGCGCCGCTAGCGCCGACGATGATGCGCCAGACGCCGAGTCCGAGGAGAACGATGCCCAGGAAGAGCATGAGCAGACCGCTGGTCCCCGGCTTGTTGATCTCGCGTAGCATGGAACGAAGTCTCCAGAAGGTGGTATCTAGATGATATCACTTTGATATTCATGGCGCAAGACTCCCCCGCTTGACTTCGACCGCGCGATCCCGAGCATTGCCGGCATGAACGCGAACATCCGAGTCGGCGCGCAGGGGTGGAACTACGACGCCTGGGTCGGCCCCTTCTATCCCACCGGGACGCGAAGTGCCGACTACCTCACCACCTACGCGCGGGCGTTCGACACGGTCGAGGTCGACTCGACGTTCTACGCCATCCCCCCAGCCAAGACGGTGAAGGGGTGGGGTGAGAGAGTCCCGCGCGACTTTCGCTTCGCGCTCAAGCTCCCGCAGGAGATCACGCACGAGAACCGGCTTCGGAACTCAGCGGAGCAGCTTGCGCTCTTCACGGACAGGGCGCGTCTCCTCGGCGAAAAGCTCGGTCCCATCCTCATCCAGCTCGGCCCCGACTTCGCCCCAGTGGAGCTTCCGGCGCTGGCGTCGTTCCTCCCCACGCTCCCCCAGGATCTCGATTTCGCCATCGAGTTCAGGCAGCGCGGCTGGATTCACGACGGGATCATCGCTCTCCTGGCCGAGCACAAGGTGGCGCTGGCGCTGACCGATGCGCGCTGGATTCCACGCAAGACAATGCTGGCGCTGGCCGAGCGTCCCACGGGGAACGTGGCGTACGTGCGATGGATGGGGCCCAACCGTGACATCGTCGACTACTCGCGCCTCCAGGTCGATCGTTCCCGCGAGTTGGAGTCCTGGTCGCGGGTGCTGCCGGCGCTCGCCAAGCGGGTGCGGACGGTGTACGGCTACGTGAATAACCACTTCGCCGGCCACAGCCCGGCGTCGTTGCGCGAGCTGCAGCGCCTGCTTGGGCTGCCCTCGGTGGCACCCGAGGACCTGGGTGAGCAGATGAGTCTTTTCTAGTTCTCGACTTTCGCGCCGCCCCGTTAGGGGGTAGCGTAATGCGGGTATTTCTCCCGCCGGCTCCAAGGCCGCGGCGTGCCGCCCGGCGCGCACGCGGTGCTGCGGCGCCTTTCTCTCCCGCGGAAAGCCTGTCCAGTCGTTCCTCTCCCGGTGCGCCCGCGATTCGGATTCACAGCGATCGAGATGATCACGGTGCTGGCGATCGTCGCCATCGTGGCGGCGTTCGGCTATCCGCGATTGGCCGCGCAGCTGCAGCGGACGCGCGTGCACCAGGCGGCGCGGGTGCTGGCGGCCGACATCGAGGTGGCGGCGTCGCTGGCGGCGCGTGACCAGCGCCCGATGATCTTCGAGGGGGTCGCGAACGGCTACCGCATCCGTGACCGCACGACCGGTGCGGTGCGTTTCCGCCGCACCATTGGCCCCGGAACCGAGTTCGGGGTGCGCGCGCTGCACTTCGAGCCGACGAGCGTGGAGTTCTTCCCGTCGGGGATGACGTCGTCGCCGATGTGGGTGCGCCTGACCAACTCCGGCTACACTCGGCAGGTGCAACTGTCGCGCGCCGGCTTTGTGCGGGTGACGCCATGAACAGGGCGCGTCGCCGTGTCCACGGGCGGTCGCCGGGCGTTGGCGCGCGCGCACGCGCCGGGCTCTCGGTGGTGGAGGTCCTCGTGGCGGTCATGCTCTTCGGCGTGGCGACGACGGGGCTGGCGGCGATGACCTTCTGGGTCGGGACACGCGCTGGGGTGGCACGCGAGGCCAACCAGCGCGCCGACGCCGTCGCCGAGGAGGGCGATTTGCTGGCGTCGATGCCGTTTGACTCGCTGGAGTCGCAGGGCGGCTGCAAGGAGCGCGCGTATGCCGGCTTCGCATACTTGCGCTGCGTGCGCGTCGACGAAGTGGCGGGCGATCGCCGCCGCGTGCTGCTGACGGTGGCCCCGATGGCGCAGGCGGGTTCGCGGTCGCTGGCCCCCGATACGCTCCAGCTCGAGCGGACGCGCACGGCGCCGTGGAATCCGCTGCAGTAATCCTGGAGGCGCCGCTGCGGTGCGTGCCGTTGGTGCGCCGCGCGCGGGTTGCGCGCTGGCGCGCCTTCACACTGGTGGAACTGCTCGTCTCGCTGGTCCTGCTCGGCGTCATGGGCGCGGCGATGCTCCGTTTGTTCGTATCGCAATCGCGCTTTGTGGACCAGCAGGTCAAGCAGCGCGCGGCGCGGACCGTGTCGCGCGTCTCGCTCAACTTGCTGCTGCAGGAGCTGCGCACCGTGGAGGCGGAAGGTGGGGTGGTCACCGCGTCGCAGCGCGCCATCGGCGTGCGGGTGCCGTACGCGTTAGGCATCACCTGCGGGACGGCGGGGGGGCGGACGATCGTCTCGCTCCTCCCCGTGGACTCGGTGCTGTATGCGCAGGCGGTCTTTGCCGGCTATGCGTACCGCGTGCAAGGCGGCGACTACCGCTATGTCGACGTCGGGGCCTCGACGGCGCCGAGTGCGGCGGTGGGGACGTGCGTGGCGGCAGGCGTCACCACGTTGCCGCGCGGACAGCTGATCCAGGTTGCCCCGGCCATTCCGGCACCCTACGACAACGGCGCGCCCGTCCTCGTCTTCCAGCGCATCGACTACGACTTCAGTGGCTCGGTGGTGGTGCCGGGCAGGATGGCGCTCTGGCGATCGGTGCAGGGGGGGCGGCATGAGGAGGTGGCGGTTCC
It encodes:
- a CDS encoding Nramp family divalent metal transporter, which translates into the protein MSASPITSTPSPGSPAPAGAPPGVPAGTPPGGESGWRRARETPSLAEVHRTIPVHGLTWWRKLLAFAGPGYLVAVGYMDPGNWATDLAGGSRFGYTLLSVILVSNLMAVLLQGLASKLGIVTGRDLAQACRDHYSPGVNFALWILCELAIAACDLAEVIGTAIALDLLFGIPLAWGVAITALDVLLVLWLQHKGFRMLEALVIALVAVVGLCFLFEMFISRPDLVAVARGFVPSTEILKNREMLYIAIGILGATVMPHNLYLHSSIVQTRKYEESAEGKREAVRFAFLDSTIALSLALFINAAILIVAAATFHRTGNTQVAEIQDAYQLLSPLLGVGAASVVFALALLASGQNSTLTGTLAGQIVMEGFLNIRMRPWLRRLITRAIAIVPAAITAILYGESGTARLLILSQVVLSLQLSFAVFPLVMFTSDRLKMGEFTNPAWLKVLAYAVATVIATLNLWLLVQTVSAWMA
- a CDS encoding SPFH domain-containing protein, with the translated sequence MLREINKPGTSGLLMLFLGIVLLGLGVWRIIVGASGADPLTAVSGAILLLIAILTLSGLFTVQPNEGKVLNLFGKYVGTVRESGLFWANPFFTKKAVSLRVRNFETAKLKVNDNHSNPIEIGAIVVWKVVDTAEAVFEVDDYQHFVVMQSEAAVRALAQSYPYDAHGLGEIALSTHPAEISAALQQAVSERLHKAGVEVIEARLSHLAYAPEIASAMLRRQQAAAIIAARSKIVEGAVGMVENALALIGDRGLVTLDEERKASMVSNLLVVLCSDRDAQPVVNAGTIYQ
- a CDS encoding GspH/FimT family pseudopilin; the encoded protein is MRPRFGFTAIEMITVLAIVAIVAAFGYPRLAAQLQRTRVHQAARVLAADIEVAASLAARDQRPMIFEGVANGYRIRDRTTGAVRFRRTIGPGTEFGVRALHFEPTSVEFFPSGMTSSPMWVRLTNSGYTRQVQLSRAGFVRVTP
- a CDS encoding prepilin-type N-terminal cleavage/methylation domain-containing protein, with the protein product MESAAVILEAPLRCVPLVRRARVARWRAFTLVELLVSLVLLGVMGAAMLRLFVSQSRFVDQQVKQRAARTVSRVSLNLLLQELRTVEAEGGVVTASQRAIGVRVPYALGITCGTAGGRTIVSLLPVDSVLYAQAVFAGYAYRVQGGDYRYVDVGASTAPSAAVGTCVAAGVTTLPRGQLIQVAPAIPAPYDNGAPVLVFQRIDYDFSGSVVVPGRMALWRSVQGGRHEEVAVPFDSTSAFRFFTVGDDTSLAAPPASLTAIRGVELRFTGASEEARAGRLAPELSPQRSAVFFLNAPEH
- a CDS encoding universal stress protein; its protein translation is MDGLMYRRILVPLEHSATDACILDHVRLLARHSGASVVLIHVADGWAARNMEALKLRESEEIRSDRDYIERVARELVAEGVQAEAVLANGDPAREICASAMREQCDLIAMATHGHKFIGDVIHGSVANTVRHETSIPVLLVRAPSGARRASPS
- a CDS encoding polysaccharide deacetylase family protein, which encodes MSSFVTRRSAGEPRPASRGRARDIVHRARRAAVAGLALMLLLPMRASGAQNPVKQGWEWSTDTVMQVVHAVRAGRSLQPERWPNGARVAVALSFDVDNETPNLRFGQPTVGELSQGQYGARVGLPRVLRLLDRHAIPASFFIPAISLMIDRDQVEQIRKSGRHEFAVHGWIHEMNTQLPADVERRLVQQAIDTLTALTGSRPVGYRAPSWNFSAATMSIVKELGFIYESSLMADESPYELLHNGQPTGVVELPVEWINDDAPLFSPRGNNYASPREIAQVWIDEFDKAYEEGTLFLLTMHPHVSGHRSRIKALELLIAHMKARPGVWYATHRSVAEYVKREAGMK
- a CDS encoding metal-dependent transcriptional regulator, encoding MSARKAKGAPLSAPTAPPASIAEWSLTAPVEDYLKAIYAIEAGGDAAATNDIAARLEIAAASVSGMVRRLADQGLVSYERYRGVRLTDLGRRAALRTIRRHRVIETYLAQALGYPWDRVHEEAERLEHAVSDELVDRMATAVGEPLTDPHGHPIPTRDGEIDETRHRTLSDLARGQRSRVMRVSDEDSELLRYLAQIGIRPGVVVTLSDRAPFDGPLTLQVGKGACQVGPALASRVMVELLPD
- a CDS encoding DUF72 domain-containing protein encodes the protein MNANIRVGAQGWNYDAWVGPFYPTGTRSADYLTTYARAFDTVEVDSTFYAIPPAKTVKGWGERVPRDFRFALKLPQEITHENRLRNSAEQLALFTDRARLLGEKLGPILIQLGPDFAPVELPALASFLPTLPQDLDFAIEFRQRGWIHDGIIALLAEHKVALALTDARWIPRKTMLALAERPTGNVAYVRWMGPNRDIVDYSRLQVDRSRELESWSRVLPALAKRVRTVYGYVNNHFAGHSPASLRELQRLLGLPSVAPEDLGEQMSLF